In Planctomycetia bacterium, the following proteins share a genomic window:
- a CDS encoding cell division protein FtsW, giving the protein MIWLESKPSAAGTTVSIVAASLMGLGVVMVFSAGASLTAPPITDRILSNPSFRQATFTFAALVTMLMVGLCPYHSWRIRPRTWFQPTVFLALITIGLLVAALIPGIGEERNGARRWLSLGPANAGLSFQPSELAKLSVILLIAGICGQMGDRIRKFFTGLLPLMFILGIYGALVGIEDFGTGALLLLVGGCMLLGAGAKVWHLALTCLPAVAGMCYLLAAKAYRLERLKSFLDPFADAQGSGYHQVQSLITIASGGWWGQGLGAGIQKYGYLPEGRTDFIFAVICEELGLVGGLAVLGLFAVLIWSGRKAMNNADTEFGRLIALGVTLTFGFQAAINVAVVTVSVPTKGIGLPLVSAGGTGVILYGLLLGLLINVARRRIGATATEFSGLTAAPARGQADMRDFPSHAALSAQL; this is encoded by the coding sequence ATGATCTGGCTTGAGAGCAAACCATCCGCAGCGGGTACGACGGTCTCGATCGTCGCGGCGTCGCTCATGGGTCTTGGCGTGGTCATGGTCTTTAGTGCCGGGGCAAGCCTGACCGCCCCACCGATCACCGATCGAATTCTCTCCAATCCATCTTTCCGCCAGGCGACGTTCACCTTCGCTGCGCTGGTTACGATGCTCATGGTCGGATTATGCCCTTACCACTCGTGGCGGATTCGGCCGCGTACATGGTTTCAGCCGACCGTTTTCCTGGCGCTGATCACGATCGGCCTGTTGGTCGCGGCGCTGATTCCCGGCATCGGCGAGGAGCGCAATGGCGCGCGGCGCTGGCTTTCACTGGGCCCCGCGAACGCAGGCCTGAGCTTTCAGCCGTCCGAGCTTGCCAAGCTCTCGGTCATTTTGCTGATCGCGGGGATCTGCGGACAGATGGGCGATCGGATTCGCAAGTTCTTCACCGGCCTGTTGCCGCTCATGTTCATTCTGGGCATTTACGGCGCCTTGGTGGGAATCGAAGACTTTGGAACGGGCGCACTGCTCCTGCTCGTCGGCGGCTGCATGTTGCTCGGTGCCGGGGCAAAGGTCTGGCACCTGGCACTGACCTGTCTGCCGGCGGTGGCGGGGATGTGCTATCTCCTCGCGGCCAAGGCGTATCGGCTGGAGCGACTCAAGTCGTTCCTGGACCCGTTCGCGGATGCACAGGGCAGCGGCTATCACCAGGTGCAGTCGCTCATCACCATTGCGTCGGGCGGATGGTGGGGGCAGGGACTTGGCGCCGGCATTCAGAAATATGGCTATCTCCCCGAAGGCCGAACGGACTTTATCTTCGCGGTGATCTGCGAAGAGCTGGGGCTGGTCGGCGGGTTGGCGGTGCTTGGGCTTTTCGCCGTTCTGATCTGGAGCGGGCGAAAGGCGATGAACAATGCGGATACGGAGTTCGGCAGGCTCATCGCCCTTGGGGTCACGCTGACATTCGGGTTTCAGGCTGCTATCAACGTCGCCGTGGTCACGGTGTCGGTTCCGACCAAGGGAATCGGCCTTCCGCTTGTTTCCGCGGGCGGCACCGGGGTGATCCTTTACGGCCTGCTACTCGGGCTTCTCATTAACGTCGCGCGGCGTCGCATCGGAGCGACAGCGACCGAATTTTCCGGGCTGACAGCCGCCCCGGCGCGCGGCCAAGCAGATATGCGAGATTTCCCCAGTCACGCAGCGCTCTCCGCCCAGCTTTGA
- a CDS encoding UDP-N-acetylglucosamine--N-acetylmuramyl-(pentapeptide) pyrophosphoryl-undecaprenol N-acetylglucosamine transferase: MSATRPWFVIAGGGTGGHLFPGLAVAEALRAIQEDFEITVFGTKRPIDEMLTTRRGYELVPQQVRAFPAKIWQWPGFLRAWRQSMKYACHRFNERTPAVILGLGGYGSGPAITAGVKLGIPTALFNPDAVPGRANRRFAPKVNQVYVQWSDSQNQFGDGIDVRVTGCPIRPEFGKTNRQAGCRALKLDPERPTLLITGASQGARSINETMIELMDLWRVATEWQIVHLTGSADKESSAAKYKGAGVKATVIAFTEQMAHCMAAADIVISRAGASTLAEITAMGLPSVLLPYPFDRKRHQHANAKVLVDAGAAEMIDDTNAPKKNAAKLRDLLRQLMQSEHRRSRMRQAASALGRQTAAAEMAHLLHELARTGR; encoded by the coding sequence ATGAGCGCGACACGACCCTGGTTTGTTATTGCGGGCGGCGGAACCGGCGGGCACCTTTTTCCCGGGCTGGCGGTTGCCGAAGCATTGCGCGCCATTCAGGAAGACTTCGAGATCACCGTCTTCGGTACAAAGCGGCCGATCGATGAGATGCTGACCACGCGTCGCGGGTATGAGCTTGTTCCTCAGCAGGTGCGCGCTTTCCCGGCGAAGATCTGGCAATGGCCTGGATTTCTTCGGGCGTGGCGTCAGTCGATGAAGTACGCCTGCCATCGTTTCAACGAGCGCACGCCGGCGGTCATTCTCGGCCTTGGCGGATACGGCTCGGGGCCGGCCATTACAGCGGGAGTGAAGCTGGGAATACCGACGGCTCTGTTCAATCCGGACGCCGTGCCCGGTCGGGCGAATCGCAGATTTGCGCCGAAGGTGAATCAGGTTTATGTGCAATGGTCGGACTCGCAGAATCAGTTCGGCGATGGGATCGACGTGCGCGTGACGGGCTGCCCGATCAGACCGGAGTTTGGGAAGACCAATCGCCAGGCGGGCTGCCGGGCGCTCAAGCTTGATCCGGAACGGCCGACGCTGCTGATTACGGGCGCGTCGCAGGGCGCGCGATCGATCAACGAGACGATGATCGAGCTGATGGACCTTTGGAGAGTTGCGACGGAATGGCAGATCGTGCATTTGACCGGGTCCGCGGATAAGGAATCAAGTGCCGCGAAGTACAAGGGGGCGGGGGTCAAGGCGACCGTGATCGCGTTCACGGAGCAGATGGCCCACTGCATGGCGGCGGCGGACATCGTCATTTCGCGGGCGGGCGCGTCGACCCTTGCGGAGATTACGGCGATGGGATTGCCGTCGGTGCTGCTGCCCTATCCGTTCGACCGGAAGCGCCATCAACACGCGAATGCGAAAGTGCTGGTGGATGCCGGCGCGGCGGAGATGATCGACGACACCAATGCGCCGAAGAAGAATGCCGCGAAACTTCGAGACTTGCTCCGTCAACTCATGCAGAGTGAACATCGGCGATCCCGGATGCGCCAGGCGGCGTCGGCGCTGGGGCGACAAACTGCGGCGGCTGAAATGGCGCACCTGCTGCACGAACTGGCGCGAACCGGGCGCTAG
- a CDS encoding NifU family protein: protein MSKEVAKIIAELRPFVQGDGGDIELVNVGDDGVVSVRLLGACIGCPSSGMTLKMGVEQSLKDRLPEIKEVVCV, encoded by the coding sequence CTGAGCAAGGAAGTCGCGAAGATCATCGCTGAGCTTCGCCCGTTCGTGCAGGGCGACGGCGGCGACATTGAGTTGGTCAATGTCGGCGACGACGGCGTGGTGAGCGTCCGGCTCCTCGGCGCCTGCATCGGCTGCCCGTCCAGCGGCATGACCCTCAAGATGGGCGTCGAGCAATCCCTGAAGGACCGGCTTCCCGAGATCAAGGAAGTCGTCTGCGTCTAA
- a CDS encoding alpha/beta hydrolase — protein sequence MRKALRNLQLLTFAVCTISVGCAKPPLGLYETQSFDNVEFVRRGEKPILMDIFVPLDAPTPRPAVLIFHGGGWAVGDRGYNREMAAFFASMGYTAATADYRLWLDGDVYPAPVQDALAAVKFLRSKASDYGIDPDRIAACGESAGGHMALLLALAQDHAAFGDDSHPGVRSDVCAAIDIYGPTNMPELYSQGGWMVRKIGEGFLGCLPDDCPDKWAAASPITYVRHDAPPVLIVHGDRDTVVPFSQAELLAEAIRKVDGPCEIVRAKGSGHGWGLRFNGIESQRTLPVMIDFLRRVFPLKSEAPAHMQRLTEKPASLGEPTPPSL from the coding sequence ATGAGAAAAGCCTTGCGGAATCTCCAACTTCTAACATTCGCCGTCTGCACAATCTCAGTCGGTTGCGCCAAGCCTCCCCTCGGCCTCTACGAAACTCAGTCCTTTGACAACGTCGAGTTCGTCCGGCGCGGCGAGAAGCCGATCCTCATGGACATCTTTGTTCCGCTCGACGCCCCAACCCCGCGACCCGCCGTTCTCATTTTTCACGGCGGCGGCTGGGCGGTGGGGGATCGCGGCTACAACCGAGAGATGGCCGCCTTTTTCGCCTCCATGGGCTACACCGCGGCGACCGCCGACTACCGACTCTGGCTCGACGGCGACGTCTATCCGGCCCCGGTGCAGGACGCCCTCGCCGCCGTGAAGTTTCTCCGCTCGAAGGCAAGCGACTACGGTATCGATCCCGATCGAATTGCCGCTTGCGGTGAATCCGCCGGCGGTCACATGGCCCTCCTGCTTGCTCTTGCCCAAGATCATGCCGCCTTCGGCGACGATTCCCATCCCGGCGTGCGCTCCGACGTCTGTGCAGCCATTGATATCTACGGCCCCACAAACATGCCCGAGCTTTACAGTCAGGGCGGCTGGATGGTCAGAAAAATCGGGGAGGGCTTTCTGGGTTGCCTTCCAGATGACTGCCCGGACAAGTGGGCCGCGGCCTCGCCGATCACTTATGTCCGACACGATGCGCCGCCGGTCCTGATCGTCCACGGCGATCGGGACACAGTCGTGCCGTTTTCGCAGGCTGAGCTGCTTGCCGAGGCGATCCGCAAAGTCGACGGCCCCTGCGAGATCGTCCGGGCGAAGGGGTCGGGGCACGGCTGGGGTCTGCGGTTTAACGGCATCGAGAGCCAGCGCACATTACCGGTCATGATCGACTTTCTGCGGCGCGTCTTTCCCTTAAAGAGCGAAGCGCCCGCCCACATGCAGCGCCTGACGGAAAAACCGGCCTCGCTTGGCGAACCGACTCCACCGTCGTTATAA
- a CDS encoding cytochrome c: MDVPYYPVNDFGPVIKGMVIGSLGILHVFLAQFAIGGGLLMCYFQWLAQSGRCALARPFLDGYFKFLVLISFVVGALTGVGMWFTTIQISPRTIGVMVDEFHWIWATEWTFFCLEIVAGYSFYRCGKNLSDRARMTLLVLYSIAAWFSLFWINGILSWQLTPGQWVADRTVWSGFFNPSFWPSLIFRTIVSITIASLVACVLINTMTSLGREQRRELINRVSVCLAPMVLMPFLGIWFLQVIPEDSRSWVLGGSAAMTMFMAFAIGASLLIGLYALVGLIWQKLLVSGATATLLLALAFGATAGGEFVREGVRKPFTIREYLYSNSIREDEVVYLREVGCTAGDPFPLKDAAAYPTHQVRTGAKVFRFQCSVCHTIDGVNGMTHLTGSWTPVQKRMNIAQLQRTKPFMPPFAGTPGELESLVQFLDWQNAGRPDRWTAEAAPANLPEIRKWLEEAGTRPSTEMVAVKEVN, translated from the coding sequence ATGGATGTTCCGTACTATCCCGTCAACGACTTCGGCCCGGTTATCAAGGGGATGGTCATCGGCAGTCTCGGGATTCTTCACGTCTTTCTTGCGCAGTTCGCGATTGGCGGCGGCCTGCTGATGTGCTACTTCCAGTGGCTTGCCCAGTCGGGCAGGTGTGCCCTGGCAAGACCTTTTCTGGATGGCTATTTCAAGTTTCTTGTGCTCATCAGTTTTGTCGTCGGCGCACTGACCGGCGTCGGCATGTGGTTCACGACCATTCAGATCAGCCCGCGGACCATCGGCGTCATGGTCGACGAATTCCACTGGATCTGGGCGACGGAGTGGACGTTTTTCTGTCTGGAGATTGTCGCGGGATACAGCTTTTACCGCTGCGGCAAGAACCTCTCCGATCGGGCAAGGATGACCCTTCTCGTGCTCTATTCCATTGCGGCGTGGTTCAGTCTTTTCTGGATCAATGGAATCCTCTCGTGGCAGTTGACGCCCGGCCAGTGGGTCGCCGATCGGACGGTCTGGTCGGGTTTCTTCAATCCGAGCTTCTGGCCTTCGCTGATCTTCCGCACCATCGTCTCGATCACGATTGCCTCCCTGGTGGCGTGCGTGCTGATCAACACCATGACGAGCCTCGGCCGCGAGCAGCGCCGGGAGCTGATCAATCGGGTGTCCGTCTGTCTCGCGCCCATGGTGCTGATGCCGTTTCTCGGAATCTGGTTCTTGCAGGTGATTCCCGAGGACAGCCGTTCGTGGGTGCTGGGCGGCAGCGCCGCCATGACCATGTTTATGGCCTTCGCGATCGGGGCGTCCCTGTTGATTGGGCTTTACGCGCTGGTCGGCCTGATCTGGCAGAAGCTCTTGGTGAGCGGCGCGACGGCGACACTGCTTCTCGCCCTGGCGTTCGGGGCCACGGCAGGCGGCGAGTTCGTCCGCGAAGGCGTGCGCAAGCCTTTCACCATTCGCGAGTATCTCTACTCCAATTCGATTCGCGAAGATGAGGTGGTATACCTGCGCGAAGTCGGATGCACCGCGGGCGACCCCTTTCCCTTAAAGGACGCCGCCGCGTATCCGACGCACCAGGTTCGCACCGGGGCAAAGGTCTTTCGCTTCCAGTGCAGTGTTTGTCACACGATCGACGGCGTCAACGGTATGACTCACCTGACCGGTTCGTGGACGCCGGTGCAGAAGCGGATGAACATCGCCCAGTTACAGCGCACCAAGCCGTTCATGCCGCCGTTCGCCGGGACCCCGGGGGAGCTGGAGTCGCTGGTCCAATTCCTCGACTGGCAGAATGCCGGTAGGCCTGATCGGTGGACCGCTGAAGCGGCGCCGGCCAACCTGCCCGAAATCCGCAAGTGGCTGGAGGAAGCCGGGACGCGCCCCTCGACGGAAATGGTCGCAGTGAAGGAGGTGAACTGA
- a CDS encoding type I 3-dehydroquinate dehydratase, producing the protein MEIRGYYDGMTLLIAPVSGEHIDDVRGQVEAAIAGGADAIELRLDLIGELSADDLRTLRLNTPYEVPFILTIRSVDEGGQWDGGDDDRVSRMIELGPFVDYIDVELELWRRSANIRQKIELALHRADPAYQNGGEDASSFVARRKLILSRHDFTGRPATLQKDLVEMLSEPACEVPKIAWRARTVRDNFEALELTQGCAKPPMLICMGNEGVLSRVASRKFGAFGTFAAVGRGLGTAAGQPTIEEFTSLYRWDCIDRETALYGVIGDPVAHSLSPMVHNAAFAGAEINAVYVPLRVLPGYESFKAFMVEVLARPWLGFRGFSITIPHKENALRFLLESGGDVSADAQRIGAVNTLLIHDNGQVSGSNTDYDGVLSCLREMIGSVPVSKSPLRAAVLGAGGVARAVVAALRQIEAEITIYNRTPGRAAKLASAFACGHAPWEKRMTADFDLLVNCTAVGLAPDSGDSPMPAEALWPPLIVFDTVYRPVRTRLLQDAALAGCRTISGLELFVRQAKAQYRTWTGREPRDGDYDSAAIETLNGNADT; encoded by the coding sequence ATGGAAATTCGCGGGTATTATGACGGCATGACCCTGTTAATCGCGCCGGTGTCCGGCGAACACATTGACGACGTTCGCGGGCAGGTCGAAGCGGCGATTGCCGGCGGAGCGGATGCCATTGAGCTGCGCCTCGATCTGATCGGCGAGCTATCGGCCGACGACCTGCGGACGCTGCGACTCAACACCCCGTATGAGGTGCCGTTCATCCTGACCATCCGCTCGGTTGACGAGGGCGGACAATGGGACGGCGGCGACGACGACCGTGTGAGCCGGATGATCGAGCTTGGGCCGTTCGTTGACTACATCGATGTCGAACTCGAATTGTGGCGGCGATCGGCCAATATCCGCCAGAAAATCGAACTCGCCCTGCATCGGGCCGATCCGGCGTACCAGAACGGCGGCGAGGACGCTTCGTCATTTGTCGCCCGTCGAAAGCTGATCCTATCCAGGCACGACTTCACCGGCCGCCCGGCGACACTTCAGAAAGACCTCGTGGAAATGCTGTCGGAGCCCGCCTGTGAGGTGCCGAAGATCGCCTGGCGGGCACGAACCGTCCGCGACAACTTCGAAGCGCTGGAGTTGACCCAGGGCTGCGCGAAGCCGCCGATGCTGATCTGCATGGGTAATGAAGGCGTATTGTCGCGCGTTGCGTCGCGTAAGTTTGGGGCGTTCGGCACGTTCGCGGCCGTGGGGAGGGGTCTTGGCACCGCAGCAGGCCAGCCGACGATAGAAGAGTTTACCTCGCTCTATCGCTGGGACTGCATCGATCGTGAGACGGCGTTGTACGGCGTAATCGGCGACCCGGTCGCCCATTCGCTGAGCCCCATGGTTCACAATGCCGCCTTTGCCGGCGCGGAGATCAACGCTGTTTATGTACCGCTTCGCGTCTTGCCGGGCTATGAGTCGTTTAAGGCATTCATGGTCGAAGTGCTGGCGCGACCCTGGCTGGGCTTTCGCGGCTTCTCGATCACCATTCCCCACAAAGAAAACGCGCTGAGATTTCTCCTCGAATCGGGCGGCGACGTCTCGGCCGATGCGCAGCGAATCGGGGCAGTCAACACGCTGCTTATCCATGACAACGGGCAAGTGAGCGGCAGCAACACCGATTATGACGGCGTCCTGTCATGTCTGCGCGAGATGATTGGAAGCGTGCCGGTGTCGAAGTCGCCATTGCGGGCGGCGGTGTTGGGGGCCGGGGGCGTCGCCCGTGCCGTCGTGGCGGCGCTTCGGCAAATTGAGGCAGAGATCACCATCTACAACCGGACGCCCGGAAGAGCCGCGAAGCTTGCCTCGGCATTCGCCTGTGGACACGCCCCGTGGGAAAAGCGGATGACGGCGGATTTCGACCTGCTCGTTAACTGCACAGCCGTCGGCCTGGCCCCGGATTCCGGCGACTCCCCCATGCCCGCGGAAGCTCTGTGGCCGCCGTTGATCGTGTTCGACACGGTCTATCGGCCAGTGCGGACGCGGCTCCTTCAAGACGCCGCACTGGCCGGGTGCCGGACGATCAGCGGCCTGGAGCTGTTCGTGCGGCAGGCCAAAGCACAATATCGAACGTGGACTGGGCGAGAGCCACGCGACGGCGACTATGACTCCGCGGCTATCGAGACTCTAAATGGAAACGCAGACACCTGA
- a CDS encoding metallophosphoesterase, with translation MELLFCSDLHGDEAHYGRLLALGGSLRPQVVILGGDMLPDDSALDPRTMGRGQPAYVRAGFRNHIIALREATGCKQIFVIFGNHDWGSSVTATKELEAEGLLCVLEPDKPASLDGLNFLGYSYTPPTPWFVKDFERLDMPGDTPPLLGGARWDARFGRPSTHGAPFLYSGNKTIADDMAALKPPPDPWVFVAHAPPYASKLDRFYDDQAWGSKAIRAAIEKHQPLLSLHGHIHESPNVSGDYQDRLGRTVAVNPGQGRTKLHYAQIQIDVPNSKVIAVKHGQFA, from the coding sequence ATGGAGTTGTTATTCTGTTCAGACCTGCACGGCGACGAGGCCCATTACGGGCGCCTCCTCGCGCTAGGCGGGAGTCTTCGGCCTCAGGTCGTCATCCTCGGGGGCGACATGCTTCCGGATGATTCGGCCCTGGACCCCCGAACGATGGGCAGAGGGCAGCCCGCCTATGTGAGAGCGGGATTTCGTAATCACATCATCGCCCTGCGCGAGGCGACCGGCTGCAAACAGATATTTGTCATATTCGGCAACCACGACTGGGGCAGCAGCGTCACAGCCACCAAAGAGCTTGAAGCCGAGGGCCTTCTTTGCGTCCTGGAGCCAGACAAGCCCGCGAGCCTCGATGGGCTTAATTTCCTGGGATATTCCTATACACCGCCGACCCCGTGGTTTGTCAAAGATTTCGAACGGCTCGACATGCCCGGGGATACGCCGCCGCTACTGGGCGGGGCGCGATGGGATGCACGCTTTGGTCGGCCGTCGACGCACGGTGCGCCATTCCTCTATTCGGGTAACAAGACCATCGCCGACGACATGGCGGCCCTGAAGCCGCCGCCTGACCCGTGGGTGTTCGTGGCGCACGCTCCTCCGTATGCGAGCAAGCTGGATCGGTTTTATGATGATCAGGCCTGGGGGTCGAAGGCGATCCGGGCGGCGATTGAGAAGCATCAGCCCCTGTTATCGCTGCACGGTCATATTCACGAGTCACCCAACGTATCAGGAGACTATCAAGATCGACTCGGGCGCACGGTCGCGGTGAACCCCGGCCAGGGCCGCACCAAACTGCACTACGCCCAGATTCAAATCGACGTACCGAATTCCAAAGTTATCGCAGTCAAACACGGACAGTTCGCTTGA
- a CDS encoding shikimate kinase — MNLILIGYRGAGKTTIGEILARRMGWHFVDLDDMISRRAGKSIAEVFETEGESGFRRRERETCELLRKSRNQVIALGGGTLVEPENRNLVKRIGKAVWLKAPAAVLWSRISRDKSSALRRPNLTAGGGLDEVEKTLHEREAVYAAVAAHVVETTVDSPEAVAEAIEMWFAANDSESG; from the coding sequence TTGAACCTCATACTGATCGGCTATCGGGGGGCTGGGAAGACGACGATCGGCGAGATACTTGCCCGGCGGATGGGGTGGCATTTCGTCGATCTGGACGACATGATCAGTCGTCGGGCAGGCAAGTCGATCGCCGAAGTTTTTGAAACCGAGGGGGAAAGCGGCTTTCGCCGTCGTGAACGCGAGACGTGTGAACTCCTACGAAAATCCCGGAATCAAGTCATCGCCTTGGGCGGGGGAACACTGGTTGAACCGGAAAATCGCAATCTGGTGAAGCGGATCGGCAAGGCCGTCTGGTTGAAGGCCCCGGCGGCCGTGCTCTGGTCTCGCATCAGCCGCGACAAATCCAGCGCCCTCCGACGACCCAACCTGACCGCCGGGGGCGGACTGGACGAGGTCGAAAAAACATTGCACGAGCGCGAAGCGGTATACGCAGCCGTCGCAGCTCATGTGGTCGAGACGACGGTGGACTCACCGGAAGCGGTGGCCGAGGCGATTGAGATGTGGTTCGCCGCCAACGATTCCGAATCCGGCTGA
- a CDS encoding A24 family peptidase has protein sequence MLSEVLHALHPAAFVNLLVGLLGAIVGSFLNVVIYRLPRGMSVMKPSRSFCPDCWTPIRARHNIPILSWLMLRGRCFSCRRPIPLRYPLVEACCALIFVTVWDQLFIAGTLPGKMNLPRDWPLQVGYFTLFACLLAASVMDIDTYTLDIRVCVLAMVGGAAAHTARGLSSTPLGTLPPALCAIGAAMGLTWLVVWIAVTMFSRRATNEADDDPPVEEPESGQHAEASAAESFAPAPVILMSVLIVALVGWQIVAPDWPAGLRLSGGGIRGLVAFMVLFFMLVLTGWSAKPVDSEILEELAETQPSARRTAFAELLWLMPSLTVGIALFAWLRGGNLLGADWSDVTRQPWLPHWLMTHFAGLVFSVGSLVWGAALGWTVRILGTFAFGKEAYGTGDIYLMAAIAAVAGIWNCFLGFFAAALLALVGIAVIMIKRTRRAIPFGPWLALGSFLLLVLERPMLEFFSAAGSTLWNVIQGRGLH, from the coding sequence ATGCTGTCGGAGGTATTGCACGCCTTGCACCCTGCCGCATTTGTCAATCTTCTCGTCGGCCTGCTCGGGGCCATTGTCGGCAGTTTTCTAAACGTCGTTATTTACCGATTGCCGCGCGGCATGTCTGTGATGAAGCCGAGCCGGTCGTTTTGCCCCGACTGCTGGACGCCGATCCGTGCCCGACACAACATCCCCATCCTGAGTTGGTTGATGCTTCGGGGAAGATGCTTTTCGTGTCGGAGGCCGATTCCCCTGCGCTATCCCCTCGTCGAGGCCTGCTGCGCGCTGATCTTTGTCACCGTCTGGGACCAGCTATTCATCGCCGGGACACTGCCGGGCAAGATGAATCTTCCGCGCGACTGGCCGCTGCAGGTCGGCTATTTCACGCTGTTTGCCTGCCTCCTCGCTGCCTCGGTCATGGACATCGACACTTACACGCTCGATATCCGGGTGTGTGTGCTGGCGATGGTGGGCGGTGCGGCGGCGCACACGGCGCGGGGACTTTCATCGACGCCACTTGGCACGCTTCCGCCGGCGCTTTGCGCCATTGGAGCGGCCATGGGCCTCACCTGGCTGGTGGTATGGATCGCGGTCACGATGTTTTCTCGAAGGGCAACCAACGAGGCGGACGACGACCCACCGGTCGAGGAGCCGGAGTCAGGGCAGCACGCGGAGGCTTCGGCTGCGGAGTCGTTTGCACCGGCGCCGGTTATTCTGATGAGTGTGCTGATCGTCGCACTGGTCGGATGGCAGATTGTCGCACCGGACTGGCCGGCGGGACTGAGACTCTCCGGCGGCGGCATCAGAGGACTCGTGGCATTCATGGTCCTCTTCTTCATGCTGGTTCTCACCGGCTGGTCCGCGAAACCGGTCGATTCGGAGATTCTCGAGGAACTGGCGGAGACTCAACCCAGCGCGCGGCGCACCGCTTTCGCGGAGTTGCTATGGCTGATGCCATCTCTGACTGTCGGTATCGCCCTGTTCGCATGGTTACGCGGCGGAAATCTTCTGGGCGCCGACTGGAGCGACGTGACAAGGCAGCCCTGGCTGCCACACTGGCTGATGACCCACTTTGCCGGGTTGGTCTTTTCCGTGGGGTCGCTTGTCTGGGGCGCGGCATTGGGCTGGACGGTCCGGATTCTGGGGACTTTTGCATTCGGCAAGGAGGCATACGGCACCGGAGATATCTACCTCATGGCCGCCATCGCCGCGGTAGCGGGCATCTGGAATTGTTTTCTGGGCTTCTTCGCTGCCGCACTACTTGCACTTGTCGGGATCGCGGTCATCATGATCAAGCGGACACGGCGGGCGATTCCCTTCGGCCCATGGCTGGCCCTTGGTTCGTTCTTATTGCTGGTCCTGGAACGCCCCATGCTGGAGTTCTTTTCGGCAGCGGGTTCGACACTCTGGAACGTCATTCAGGGTCGCGGCCTGCATTGA
- a CDS encoding OmpA family protein, whose amino-acid sequence MTRMLRTGALGIGFCTFALAMGTVGCGPDAKDQKIADLTSENDQLKGELEDRDRKFNDALVRQGDSQSTIDELNQQLAKLRAGQGKEGDWVTMPSFDMISVPGSVLFDSGKADLTATGRAKLAQISSDIRSRYSDRDIYVFGHTDNQPIRKSKWKDNWELGAHRSLSVIRAMRDMGIPNESLVQANCGEYRPKLANSNDRNRFANRRVEFYAVKKGSSALDVSTALRSTSDE is encoded by the coding sequence ATGACACGGATGTTGCGCACCGGCGCCCTTGGTATCGGATTCTGCACATTCGCACTGGCAATGGGCACCGTCGGATGTGGACCAGACGCCAAAGACCAGAAGATTGCCGACCTCACTTCCGAAAACGATCAGCTCAAGGGCGAGCTGGAAGACCGCGACCGCAAGTTCAACGATGCCCTGGTACGCCAGGGGGACTCACAGTCGACCATCGACGAGCTTAACCAGCAGCTTGCCAAACTCCGCGCCGGTCAGGGCAAGGAAGGCGACTGGGTCACGATGCCTTCCTTCGACATGATTTCGGTGCCGGGTTCGGTGCTGTTCGATTCGGGCAAGGCTGATTTGACGGCCACCGGACGTGCGAAGCTGGCTCAGATCTCTTCCGACATCCGATCCCGCTATTCGGATCGTGATATTTACGTCTTCGGCCACACCGACAACCAGCCGATCCGCAAGAGCAAGTGGAAGGATAACTGGGAGCTGGGCGCCCATCGCTCGCTTTCTGTCATCCGCGCCATGCGGGATATGGGCATTCCGAATGAGAGCCTGGTGCAGGCCAATTGCGGCGAGTATCGACCCAAGCTGGCCAACTCGAACGATCGAAACCGATTCGCCAATCGGCGTGTCGAGTTCTACGCTGTGAAGAAGGGCAGCTCGGCACTGGATGTCTCCACGGCTCTGCGGTCGACCAGTGATGAGTGA